One window from the genome of Haloprofundus halobius encodes:
- a CDS encoding alpha/beta hydrolase family protein, with translation MHSYTLISPAAVAPRDEMDHHPRDETDHHPRDETDHQQFDPARWTARLFRDHERRHGFDGQTGETFRKWQTAFRADLQRVLGHDAIADAGVPDPTPERTESERCGGFERQRWTIRTETGLRVPFYLLVPADVEPPYPVVLVAHGHGDAGKDLVVGRADSEEHRRQIDEDERDVAVQAVERGYAALAPDMRGLGELSNPADEARGYRTCHTMQLHAQLFGRSLLGDRVWDVTRLVDFVERRDDFDADRIALTGHSGGGAVALFAAAVDDRIDVVAPSSYFCTFEASIAAVDHCECNYLPGVLELGEMWDVAGLVAPRPFVAVAGRRDQIFPVEGVERSFERLSEIYGAANAPERCELVVGEGGHRYYADGVWPFVDEHL, from the coding sequence TTGCACTCGTACACACTCATTAGCCCGGCCGCCGTCGCACCCAGAGACGAGATGGACCACCACCCCCGAGACGAGACGGACCACCATCCCCGAGACGAGACGGACCACCAGCAGTTCGACCCGGCGCGGTGGACGGCGCGACTGTTTCGCGACCACGAGCGTCGGCACGGCTTCGACGGGCAGACCGGCGAGACGTTTCGAAAGTGGCAGACGGCGTTTCGCGCGGACCTCCAGCGCGTCCTCGGTCACGACGCCATCGCGGACGCCGGCGTCCCGGATCCGACCCCGGAGCGAACCGAGAGCGAACGGTGCGGCGGCTTCGAACGTCAGCGGTGGACCATTCGAACGGAGACGGGGCTCCGGGTTCCGTTCTACCTCCTCGTGCCCGCCGATGTCGAGCCGCCGTATCCCGTAGTGCTCGTCGCGCACGGTCACGGCGATGCGGGGAAGGACCTGGTCGTGGGCCGGGCGGACTCCGAAGAACACCGGCGGCAGATCGACGAGGACGAACGCGACGTGGCGGTACAGGCGGTCGAACGGGGATACGCGGCGCTCGCACCGGACATGCGCGGGCTGGGCGAACTGTCGAACCCCGCCGACGAGGCGCGAGGATACCGCACCTGTCACACCATGCAGTTGCACGCGCAGCTGTTCGGTCGGTCGCTCCTCGGTGACCGCGTCTGGGACGTGACGCGACTCGTCGACTTCGTCGAACGCCGAGACGACTTCGACGCCGACCGAATCGCGCTGACCGGTCACTCCGGCGGCGGCGCTGTCGCCCTGTTCGCCGCGGCGGTCGACGACCGAATCGACGTCGTTGCGCCGTCGTCGTACTTCTGCACGTTCGAGGCGTCCATCGCGGCGGTCGACCACTGCGAGTGCAACTACCTACCCGGCGTCCTCGAACTGGGAGAGATGTGGGACGTGGCCGGTCTCGTCGCCCCCCGGCCGTTCGTCGCCGTCGCCGGACGGCGGGATCAGATCTTCCCGGTCGAGGGCGTCGAACGGTCGTTCGAGCGGCTCTCGGAGATTTACGGGGCCGCGAACGCGCCCGAGCGGTGCGAACTCGTCGTCGGCGAGGGGGGCCATCGCTACTACGCCGACGGCGTCTGGCCGTTCGTCGACGAACACCTGTAG
- a CDS encoding SGNH/GDSL hydrolase family protein, which produces MQTDDIQFHNVGALVPIEDGDGRVLQRVPEAVRNELNEGARSRMRHPAGVELRFVPEDSVELTLSVQPGGSADSETVRVFWGSIQGYDEFEIGAEPRTVEVSMPEKLTRLRPSAASASAFDPRVCRVCLPGEHRSGYTVYHGAEGARRPPTEAELPDRRYLAYGTSITEGEAVLGEHLTYVNQTAHRLGADLLNLGSCGTAYCDEAMADHIAARDDWDVATLSVSVNMVGTFSAETFRDRATYLVDTVAGAHPDKSVVCLTLFRNARDVVADHEEADACERFREVLRDVVAASPHANVHLLEGPELLPSVDGLTTDLVHPGDLAMTTIADRLADELTPLLDR; this is translated from the coding sequence ATGCAGACGGACGACATCCAGTTTCACAACGTCGGTGCGCTCGTTCCGATCGAAGACGGCGACGGTCGCGTGCTCCAACGCGTTCCCGAGGCAGTCAGGAACGAACTCAACGAGGGGGCGAGGTCGCGGATGCGACACCCCGCGGGCGTCGAACTCAGGTTCGTCCCCGAGGACTCGGTCGAACTGACGCTCTCGGTCCAGCCGGGCGGAAGCGCTGACAGCGAGACGGTCCGAGTATTCTGGGGATCGATACAGGGGTACGACGAGTTCGAGATTGGTGCGGAACCCCGGACCGTCGAGGTGTCGATGCCCGAGAAGCTGACCCGGTTGAGACCGTCCGCCGCGTCGGCGTCCGCCTTCGACCCGCGGGTCTGTCGCGTCTGTCTCCCCGGGGAACACCGAAGCGGCTACACGGTCTACCACGGCGCCGAGGGGGCGCGTCGACCGCCGACCGAGGCCGAACTGCCGGATCGCCGCTATCTCGCCTACGGGACCTCGATTACCGAGGGCGAAGCGGTACTTGGAGAGCACCTAACCTACGTGAACCAGACGGCCCACCGACTGGGCGCCGATCTCCTCAACCTCGGGTCGTGCGGCACCGCCTACTGCGACGAGGCGATGGCGGACCACATCGCCGCGCGCGACGACTGGGACGTGGCGACGCTCTCCGTCTCCGTGAACATGGTCGGAACGTTCTCCGCGGAGACCTTCCGTGACCGGGCGACGTACCTCGTCGACACCGTCGCGGGCGCGCATCCGGACAAATCCGTTGTCTGCCTCACGCTCTTCCGCAACGCGCGCGACGTCGTCGCGGACCACGAGGAGGCCGACGCCTGCGAGCGGTTCAGGGAGGTGCTCCGTGACGTCGTCGCCGCGTCGCCGCACGCCAACGTCCACCTCCTCGAAGGGCCGGAACTGCTCCCGAGTGTCGATGGTCTCACTACCGACCTCGTCCACCCCGGAGATCTCGCGATGACGACGATAGCCGACCGGCTGGCCGACGAACTGACGCCGCTCCTCGATCGGTGA
- a CDS encoding DUF4013 domain-containing protein produces MTRARPSALLGDENQVRTLLLGVFLAAMQTTLSTIVLVGYVARLLGDGSASFTDWRRLLEDGFRGFVVWLCWSTIPFAALVAWYQAYRFTTWSGSGYAPASTYLATILGLGTTSYESRIVFEGLFELFGGVVFQWMVGRPGVFFDQQAIASLEFLLLVVFVTTGVVALYLFPASFACVAEARSLRAAVGRNVFRTVLRSRYLLLWPLVVLTWTVGAVPEAVWLVWRRSPAVVSTVEYRVAYVDVPLEFDWFVVNELPVGVVPRPFGLLAVSTLLLVSALRFLSLVVGYAILRRAVRAPNEETEIVATPELGPVTDR; encoded by the coding sequence ATGACTCGAGCTCGCCCCTCGGCGCTGCTCGGCGACGAGAATCAGGTTCGGACGCTTCTCCTCGGGGTGTTTCTCGCCGCGATGCAGACGACGCTCTCGACTATTGTACTGGTAGGGTACGTTGCACGACTGCTCGGTGACGGATCGGCTAGCTTCACCGACTGGCGGCGACTACTCGAAGACGGGTTCCGAGGGTTCGTCGTCTGGCTGTGTTGGAGTACCATCCCCTTCGCGGCGCTCGTCGCCTGGTATCAGGCGTATCGGTTTACCACCTGGAGCGGTAGTGGATACGCACCTGCGTCAACGTATCTCGCGACCATTCTGGGCCTCGGAACGACGAGTTACGAGTCCAGAATCGTCTTCGAGGGACTCTTCGAACTGTTCGGCGGCGTTGTCTTCCAGTGGATGGTCGGACGACCGGGCGTGTTTTTCGACCAGCAAGCGATTGCGTCGCTCGAATTTCTCTTACTCGTGGTGTTTGTCACAACCGGCGTTGTCGCGCTGTACCTGTTTCCGGCCTCGTTCGCATGCGTCGCAGAAGCGAGGTCGCTCCGCGCTGCGGTCGGTCGAAACGTGTTCAGAACGGTGCTTCGGAGCAGGTATCTCCTGCTGTGGCCGCTGGTCGTGCTGACGTGGACAGTCGGCGCGGTCCCGGAAGCAGTCTGGTTGGTGTGGCGGCGCTCACCGGCGGTGGTCTCTACTGTGGAGTACCGGGTCGCCTACGTCGACGTCCCGCTCGAATTCGACTGGTTCGTCGTAAACGAACTGCCGGTCGGCGTCGTGCCGAGGCCCTTCGGACTACTCGCCGTCTCGACACTGCTTCTCGTCTCGGCGCTTCGTTTCCTCAGTCTAGTGGTCGGATACGCGATTCTCCGACGCGCGGTTCGAGCGCCGAACGAAGAAACAGAAATCGTTGCGACACCGGAGCTCGGACCGGTGACGGATCGGTGA
- a CDS encoding ferritin-like domain-containing protein, which yields MTTNSIDELFVEGLQELYYAEKRLVDALETLADQTTDDTASQAFAEHRDETTEHVERLERVFEQIGKEPQEREEQVVKALIDEHEQFAEENEGQDDVLDRYNMSVGQKTEHYEIAAYGNLTSLAGKTGHDEAADVLAETLREEEQALEEVTQATEQFDQQEIAGD from the coding sequence ATGACAACTAACTCGATAGACGAACTCTTCGTCGAAGGACTGCAGGAACTGTACTACGCCGAAAAACGACTCGTCGATGCGCTCGAGACGCTTGCCGACCAGACGACCGACGACACCGCCAGTCAGGCGTTCGCGGAGCACCGCGACGAGACGACGGAACACGTGGAGCGGCTGGAGCGGGTGTTCGAGCAGATCGGCAAGGAACCGCAGGAGAGAGAAGAGCAGGTCGTGAAGGCGCTGATAGACGAGCACGAACAGTTCGCTGAGGAGAACGAGGGTCAGGACGACGTGCTCGACCGATACAACATGAGCGTCGGGCAGAAGACCGAACACTACGAGATCGCCGCGTACGGGAACCTCACCTCGCTGGCCGGGAAGACCGGCCACGACGAGGCGGCCGACGTATTGGCCGAGACGCTCCGCGAGGAAGAGCAAGCGCTCGAAGAGGTCACGCAGGCGACCGAGCAGTTCGACCAGCAGGAGATCGCGGGCGACTGA
- a CDS encoding ROK family protein — protein sequence MSSATNVVVVVDIGSTRMRYGRGTERGPVEIRTVPTRADALAEQLVDVVKDVRARSPGPIHGVSVSTTGLVDAERGVVAEFDANDGTRRYDVPLAEAVDDAVGLPTVVQNDCTAAALGEYRFGEGRGHDAVAHVTFGTGIGAGVVEDGRPIRGERGYAAEVGLFSIRADGDLSSTGVRGAWEAYCSGRGIPNFARKLLAEDERVSTLHELDEITAPDVFAAADDGDALATDLLDRLARYNAAGIGTLVNAYDPGVVTLGGSVALENAEWMLSGIRQYLDDYVLAADPPAVRLTTLGEDIELYGAAAELLGQASGSPSVEQAGD from the coding sequence GTGAGTTCAGCGACCAACGTCGTCGTCGTCGTCGACATCGGCAGCACCCGGATGCGCTACGGGCGCGGGACGGAGAGAGGTCCCGTCGAGATTCGGACGGTCCCCACTCGCGCCGACGCGCTGGCCGAGCAGTTGGTCGACGTCGTCAAGGACGTCCGCGCCCGGTCACCGGGACCGATTCACGGCGTTTCGGTCTCGACGACGGGGCTGGTCGACGCCGAGCGCGGCGTCGTCGCCGAGTTCGACGCCAACGACGGCACGAGACGGTACGACGTTCCGCTGGCCGAGGCCGTCGACGACGCCGTCGGACTGCCGACGGTCGTCCAGAACGATTGCACGGCCGCGGCGCTGGGCGAGTATCGATTCGGTGAGGGACGCGGTCACGACGCAGTTGCGCACGTGACTTTCGGGACTGGTATCGGCGCGGGCGTCGTCGAAGACGGCCGACCGATTCGCGGCGAGCGCGGTTACGCAGCCGAAGTCGGTCTGTTCTCCATCCGCGCCGACGGCGACCTGTCGAGTACCGGCGTTCGCGGCGCGTGGGAGGCGTACTGCTCTGGGCGCGGGATTCCGAACTTCGCTCGGAAATTGCTCGCTGAGGACGAACGGGTGTCGACGCTGCACGAACTCGACGAGATAACCGCACCCGACGTGTTCGCCGCCGCGGACGACGGCGACGCGCTCGCCACCGACCTCCTCGACCGTCTGGCCCGCTACAACGCCGCAGGTATCGGAACGCTCGTCAACGCGTACGACCCGGGCGTGGTGACGCTGGGCGGCTCGGTCGCGCTCGAAAACGCCGAGTGGATGCTCTCGGGAATTCGCCAATATCTCGACGACTACGTGCTCGCCGCCGACCCCCCAGCGGTGAGACTCACGACGCTCGGCGAGGACATCGAACTGTACGGGGCGGCCGCGGAGTTGCTCGGGCAGGCGTCCGGGTCGCCGTCGGTCGAACAGGCCGGCGACTGA
- a CDS encoding cold-shock protein has product MANGKVDFFNDTGGYGFISTDDSDDDVFFHMEDVGGEDLTEGTEIEFDIEQAPKGPRATNVVRN; this is encoded by the coding sequence ATGGCAAACGGTAAGGTTGATTTCTTCAACGACACTGGCGGCTACGGTTTCATTTCGACGGACGACTCTGACGACGACGTGTTCTTCCACATGGAAGACGTTGGCGGCGAGGATCTGACGGAAGGTACCGAGATCGAGTTCGACATCGAACAGGCCCCGAAAGGCCCGCGCGCGACGAACGTCGTTCGTAACTAA
- a CDS encoding spermidine synthase produces MSTTRSLDALRLTKPELAVFVSGVASMGLEILAGRMIAPQFGSSIYTWGSIIGVFLAALSYGYHRGGKLAARQATNDRMARVFLLTAAYVAGLIFLGDLLLRATSGFPLPSRFASLPAITLLFGPPTYLLGYVSPYAAELSAKEGLGEASGHVYALGTIGSIVGAFATTYFLIPSLGVEQIALVFGLLSVGTALVLSRPGIDRDQMVASGFVVVLLVAAVGSGAAGLSVEGRVVYETQTPYQELQVVDLGDTRTLYLDGQRHSAMDKSDPDRHVFDYTRYFHLPLLMNDDVDRVLFIGGGGFTGPKHFAEEYDVTVDVAEIDPEVIDASKEYFDVEESEKLNIYNTGGRQYLQETNETYDLIVLDAYQKDKVPFELTTEEFMRLADSRLSEDGILFANVISAPTGPASKFYRAEYKTMSQVYPQVYSFPTASGSVVQNIEVVATKNESVVTEEQLLARNERRDIGIDLDSEIRNYQRTTRTGDVPVLRDDRAPVDSLLDPMVGQRYVIQQSNESGSSNETAGSLVAPSEPESYALGAQTSQTPLVAAPARKQ; encoded by the coding sequence ATGAGCACGACCCGCTCCCTCGACGCCCTCCGGCTAACGAAACCGGAACTGGCGGTGTTCGTCTCCGGCGTCGCCAGCATGGGGCTGGAGATTCTCGCCGGACGGATGATCGCGCCGCAGTTCGGCAGCAGCATCTACACGTGGGGGAGCATCATCGGTGTCTTTCTGGCCGCGCTCAGCTACGGTTACCACCGCGGTGGCAAACTCGCGGCCCGGCAGGCGACGAACGACCGCATGGCGCGAGTGTTTCTCCTCACGGCGGCGTACGTCGCGGGACTCATCTTCCTCGGCGACCTGCTGTTGCGGGCGACCTCCGGGTTCCCGCTTCCCAGCCGGTTCGCGTCGCTCCCAGCCATCACGCTGTTGTTCGGGCCGCCGACGTATCTGCTCGGTTACGTCAGCCCGTACGCTGCCGAACTCTCCGCGAAAGAGGGGTTGGGGGAAGCGTCGGGGCACGTCTACGCGCTCGGGACCATCGGGAGCATCGTCGGAGCGTTCGCGACGACGTACTTTCTCATCCCGTCGCTGGGCGTCGAGCAGATAGCGCTCGTCTTCGGCCTGCTCTCGGTGGGGACGGCACTCGTCCTCTCGCGTCCCGGTATCGACCGTGACCAGATGGTTGCCAGCGGCTTCGTCGTCGTGCTCCTCGTCGCCGCGGTCGGAAGCGGGGCGGCCGGACTCTCTGTCGAGGGCCGCGTCGTCTACGAGACGCAGACGCCGTATCAGGAACTACAGGTCGTCGACCTCGGCGACACCCGGACGCTGTACCTCGACGGTCAGCGACACAGCGCGATGGACAAGAGCGACCCCGACCGCCACGTCTTCGACTACACGCGGTACTTCCACCTGCCGCTTCTGATGAACGACGACGTCGACCGCGTGCTGTTCATCGGCGGCGGCGGGTTCACCGGCCCGAAACACTTCGCCGAGGAGTACGACGTCACCGTCGACGTGGCCGAGATAGACCCCGAGGTCATCGACGCGTCGAAGGAGTACTTCGACGTCGAGGAGTCCGAGAAGCTGAACATCTACAACACGGGCGGACGGCAGTATCTTCAGGAGACGAACGAGACGTACGACCTCATCGTCCTCGACGCGTACCAGAAGGACAAGGTGCCGTTCGAGTTGACCACCGAGGAGTTCATGCGGCTCGCGGACAGCCGACTCTCCGAGGACGGCATCCTCTTCGCGAACGTCATCTCCGCGCCCACCGGTCCGGCGTCGAAGTTCTACCGCGCCGAGTACAAGACGATGTCACAGGTGTATCCGCAGGTGTACAGTTTCCCGACGGCGAGCGGGAGCGTCGTTCAGAACATCGAGGTCGTCGCGACGAAGAACGAGTCGGTCGTCACCGAAGAGCAGTTGCTCGCGCGGAACGAGCGACGCGACATCGGCATCGACCTCGACAGCGAGATACGGAACTACCAGCGGACGACCCGGACCGGCGACGTGCCGGTGCTGCGCGACGACCGCGCGCCCGTCGACAGTCTGCTCGACCCGATGGTCGGCCAGCGGTACGTGATTCAGCAGTCGAACGAGTCGGGGTCGTCGAACGAGACGGCGGGGTCTCTAGTCGCACCGAGCGAGCCAGAGTCGTACGCGCTCGGTGCTCAGACGTCACAGACGCCACTAGTCGCTGCCCCGGCCCGAAAGCAGTAG
- a CDS encoding hemolysin family protein, translating to MVDVLFSFGRLLAALFLVALNGFFVAAEFAFVRIRATAVDRFVEEGKTGSATLQEAMANLDDYLATTQLGITLASLGLGWIGEPAVAALIEPVLTPLLPESLMHLVAFAVGFGFITFLHVVFGELAPKTIAIAEAERMSLLLAPPMKLCYYLFVPGIVVFNGTANFFTRLIGISPASESEETLQEEEILMVLTRSGEQGHVNKEEVEMIEQVFELDDVTVREVMVPRPDVVSVPADLPLAALRSVILEEAHTRYPVVEVDDPDQVVGFVDVKDVIRASESVDETAETVTAGDLARDLTVVPETTRVNDLLLEFQSEQSQMAAVIDEWGSLEGIATVEDAVEVVVGDIRDQFDADGREPSVDRRDDGSYVVDGGVSLVEVNERLDADFESDEVGTLGGLVLSRLGRAPEVGDRVEVDGYELAVEGVDGARITKVVVREEDSDSGDGSEPGDGAIPDDDSE from the coding sequence ATGGTAGACGTCCTCTTCTCGTTCGGTCGCCTCCTCGCGGCGCTCTTCCTCGTGGCGCTGAACGGCTTCTTCGTGGCCGCCGAGTTCGCCTTCGTCCGGATTCGTGCGACCGCCGTCGACCGCTTCGTCGAGGAGGGGAAGACGGGGTCGGCCACCTTGCAGGAGGCGATGGCGAACCTGGACGACTACCTCGCGACCACGCAACTGGGCATCACGCTCGCCTCGCTCGGCCTCGGCTGGATCGGCGAACCGGCCGTCGCGGCGCTCATCGAACCGGTGTTGACGCCGCTGCTCCCGGAGAGTCTCATGCACCTCGTCGCCTTCGCGGTCGGCTTCGGCTTCATCACCTTCCTACACGTCGTCTTCGGGGAACTCGCACCGAAGACCATCGCGATAGCGGAAGCCGAGCGGATGTCGCTGCTGCTCGCCCCGCCGATGAAGCTCTGCTACTACCTCTTCGTCCCCGGCATCGTCGTCTTCAACGGGACGGCGAACTTCTTCACGCGGCTCATCGGCATCTCCCCGGCCTCCGAGAGCGAGGAGACGCTGCAGGAGGAGGAGATACTGATGGTGCTGACTCGCTCGGGCGAACAGGGCCACGTCAACAAGGAGGAGGTGGAGATGATCGAGCAGGTCTTCGAGCTCGACGACGTCACCGTCCGCGAGGTGATGGTCCCCAGACCCGACGTGGTGAGCGTACCGGCGGACCTGCCGCTGGCAGCGCTCCGCTCGGTGATTCTCGAGGAGGCGCACACTCGCTATCCCGTCGTCGAAGTGGACGACCCCGATCAGGTCGTCGGCTTCGTCGACGTCAAGGACGTGATCCGAGCGAGTGAGTCCGTCGACGAGACGGCGGAGACCGTCACGGCCGGCGATCTCGCGCGCGACCTGACCGTCGTCCCCGAGACCACCCGCGTCAACGACCTCCTCCTGGAGTTCCAGAGCGAACAGAGCCAGATGGCCGCCGTCATCGACGAGTGGGGTTCGCTCGAGGGCATCGCGACCGTCGAGGACGCCGTCGAGGTTGTCGTCGGCGACATCAGAGACCAGTTCGACGCGGACGGCCGCGAGCCCTCCGTCGACAGGCGCGACGACGGGAGCTACGTCGTCGACGGCGGCGTCTCGCTCGTGGAGGTGAACGAGCGGCTCGACGCCGACTTCGAGAGCGACGAGGTCGGCACGCTCGGCGGACTGGTACTCTCGCGGCTGGGGCGCGCCCCCGAGGTCGGCGACCGTGTCGAAGTCGACGGCTACGAACTCGCGGTCGAGGGGGTCGACGGGGCTCGCATCACGAAAGTCGTCGTCCGCGAAGAGGACTCCGACTCCGGGGACGGCTCCGAACCCGGAGACGGGGCGATTCCCGACGACGACTCGGAGTGA
- a CDS encoding pectinesterase family protein, which translates to MPAGDGEGYDYVVDESGRGDYESVQAAIDGAKAFPGERITIFVADGVYDEKVRIPSWNPKISLIGESQANPVLTYDDHFDTIERGRNSTFFTYTLKVCGNGFRARNLTVRNAAGPDRGPAVALHVEADRAVFENCRFVGNQDTVYAAGEGARQYFRECHVEGTTDFVFGGATAVFERCDIHSKADSYVTAASTPPSEPYGYVFRECALTADPEVSDVYLGRPWRNHAHVAFVRCRLGSHVHPAGWHNWSRPEAEETVTFAEYDNRGPGASTGDERVPWSEELTPTEAETYATETVLAGEHPRRASGPWYRTTTE; encoded by the coding sequence ATGCCAGCAGGTGACGGAGAGGGATACGACTACGTCGTCGACGAGAGCGGACGCGGCGACTACGAGAGCGTCCAGGCGGCCATCGACGGGGCGAAGGCGTTCCCCGGCGAGCGGATCACGATCTTCGTCGCGGACGGTGTCTACGACGAGAAGGTACGGATCCCCTCGTGGAACCCGAAGATCAGCTTGATCGGAGAGAGCCAAGCGAACCCGGTACTGACGTACGACGACCACTTCGACACGATCGAGAGAGGACGTAACAGTACATTCTTCACGTACACGCTGAAGGTGTGCGGGAACGGCTTCCGCGCGCGTAACTTGACGGTGCGAAACGCCGCCGGGCCGGATCGGGGACCGGCCGTCGCGCTACACGTGGAGGCCGACCGAGCCGTGTTCGAGAACTGTCGGTTCGTCGGGAATCAAGACACCGTCTACGCCGCCGGCGAGGGGGCCCGACAGTACTTCCGCGAGTGCCACGTCGAGGGGACGACCGACTTCGTCTTCGGAGGCGCCACCGCCGTCTTCGAGCGCTGTGACATCCACTCGAAAGCCGATTCGTACGTCACGGCGGCCTCAACGCCCCCGAGCGAACCGTACGGGTACGTCTTCAGGGAGTGTGCCTTGACCGCCGATCCGGAGGTCTCCGACGTGTACCTCGGCCGACCGTGGAGAAACCACGCGCACGTCGCGTTCGTCCGGTGCCGTCTGGGTTCGCACGTTCACCCGGCCGGGTGGCACAACTGGTCCCGTCCGGAGGCCGAGGAGACGGTCACGTTCGCCGAGTACGACAACCGCGGACCCGGTGCAAGCACGGGCGACGAACGAGTGCCCTGGTCGGAGGAGTTGACACCGACAGAGGCCGAGACGTACGCTACCGAAACCGTCCTCGCAGGCGAACACCCTCGGCGGGCCAGCGGACCGTGGTATCGAACCACCACCGAGTAG
- a CDS encoding DUF4013 domain-containing protein: MTILLGGFLWYYGAFLFVPYLFAYGYIARSIRAELEGGETPEFDGWRALLEDGVRVYAIWVVFAFLLMLNWWWTSESGANGTVVVSLVGTVLGGGVLFSILPMLVGRQFDFTGMVGEPVAQSLDTYLLLVVILYIAPAMIVHVTQERNLFAGFSFTTFRPVLFEPWYARAWFGFFVRWVASAVLLYYPLLYSQQVDLAREFAGFLLIPALARDFSEYFVFVAYAVSFYLLVSAYSAIGRAWREQRERQAVAEGGRTPEDAIAGDTSGSKTGGVSE, from the coding sequence TTGACTATCCTACTCGGAGGGTTTCTCTGGTATTATGGTGCCTTTCTCTTCGTCCCCTATCTCTTCGCGTACGGCTACATAGCCCGCTCGATTCGAGCCGAACTCGAAGGGGGCGAGACGCCGGAGTTCGACGGCTGGAGAGCGTTACTCGAAGACGGCGTTCGGGTCTACGCGATTTGGGTAGTGTTCGCCTTTCTACTGATGCTGAACTGGTGGTGGACGTCCGAAAGCGGCGCGAACGGAACGGTCGTCGTTTCTCTCGTCGGGACCGTTCTGGGTGGTGGTGTGCTCTTCTCGATACTGCCGATGTTGGTGGGAAGACAGTTCGACTTCACCGGGATGGTCGGCGAACCGGTGGCCCAGTCGCTCGACACGTACCTCCTCCTGGTAGTGATTCTCTATATCGCTCCCGCGATGATCGTCCACGTGACGCAGGAACGGAACCTCTTCGCTGGGTTCTCCTTTACAACGTTCCGTCCGGTTCTCTTCGAACCGTGGTATGCTCGCGCGTGGTTCGGATTTTTCGTCCGCTGGGTCGCGAGTGCGGTACTTCTGTACTACCCGCTGCTCTACTCGCAACAGGTCGACTTAGCTCGCGAATTCGCCGGGTTTCTCCTAATTCCGGCGCTCGCACGCGACTTCTCGGAGTATTTCGTCTTTGTCGCGTACGCCGTCAGTTTCTACCTTCTCGTCTCTGCGTATTCGGCTATTGGCCGCGCGTGGCGCGAACAGCGCGAACGACAGGCGGTCGCTGAAGGCGGTCGAACTCCAGAGGACGCGATAGCTGGCGATACGAGCGGTTCGAAGACGGGTGGAGTCAGCGAATGA